In Anomaloglossus baeobatrachus isolate aAnoBae1 chromosome 10, aAnoBae1.hap1, whole genome shotgun sequence, the genomic window TTCTTTGGAGGAGAAGTCCAGGTAGCGATTGCTGATCCATTGCACCTCGAACCAGTCTTTATAGTGGTTGTTTCCGCAGCATTGGAAGTCTATTTGTAATTTGTCCATTGTCCTCTTCTGATAGCAGCGACCTGGAGTGTCCGTGTCCTTGTAGAACCTGATCCCATTTCTCAAACCGATTTTCAGAGATTCCTCCAGACTTCCTCTCAATATAATACTAAGTAATAATGCCGCCAGACAAAGCAAACAACTCAGCACGGATATAAAAATATAAGGAAGCAAGAATGTCTTCCAGCGTGGGTATTTGGCCATATCGAGTGAATCTTGACTAATTTTGCCTGCCAGCACGCCAAGAATGGCTCCCACAAGTCCAGCTGTTATTACTGTGTTGGGAACGGCATGGGCCACAGTGTTGTCCATCACCTCGTTGTGTATCCATAGCTGTACCTTTAGGAAGATCCCCAATCCGAAGCTCACACACCCTATAAAAACACTGGCCCACGATAGAAGCCATAGAGTTTGAGCTAGCTTCACCCGCTTCTGGAAAGTAAATTTGGTCTTGAAGAGGGCCATCCTGGAAATGGGTTCTGGAAAAGGACCCCTGTGTGTTACCCCTAGAGGGGTTGAATATGGGGGGGGGGTGATAGAGAAAGTCACCCGTAGGATCCTAATGTAAAACAAGGGAGCAGGGAGAGTTCGAGGTGGAAAGAAAATCGGATTAGCCAGTCCATAATCCAGCACTCAGCTGTTTCTTCTGACAATCACTTCTTAGAGCGCTcccctcctgccctcctgtctctttgTTAACCTCAGTGTCCTGTGCATGTTTCCATCAAACGTTCATACACTTCAAATAACCATTATTTCTTGGAAAGTACGGGATTGATTCAGCAACAACCATCATTTATGTAACACTTGTCACTACCTTAAGGGGTGGCGTGAACCGAAGGGTAGTCAggagagccggggtctggtaacaggaggtcacgtatAATCATAAAGGGTAAACAGAGACatagtcagggcacaatccgagggtcacaataccagaagagcacATAATAGATAAAGAGAGCAAGCAAAGACATGGTGAGATAACGGTCCAGGGTCCAAGACAGGAATTCACAGcaggaatagggagcgggcagagggaagtccagtaacagtccggggtcagaatactaGCAGACACACAACCTATGGCAACACCacagagccagagaatacaactggcagagttctgggggagcatgctcagtaaagaagcttgAGCAATTACCCGGaggatggaacagctgagtaaggctatgttcacacatcagttttttggcatcaggtacAATCTGGCGTGTGCCTGGTGCTACGGATCCGGCGcacaatatgcaaaaacggatgcgccggatcctttttttacgcatccggtatacctgatccgtcaaaaatgggatccggcgcatccgtttttgcatctgtTTCATCTGTTTTTTTTGCTGGATTCGTTTttcacaataaattggagcatgctcagtttaaaaaaaacggatccggcgtccataggcttttatTGTAAATTATGCCGTATCGCTCCAGATCCggtgcaatgcattttttttcagagacaaaaaacgttcaatgagacgttccatccggccgccacattgagtaattacgcctgatccgtcaaaagccggatgcaacgcaaggccatcaggcacaatccggcactaatacaaatcaatggggataaaacggatccggcgccggatccgttttatccgtttttttccggattgtgcctgagggaaaaaaactgatgtgtgaacatagcctaaccagcacctcccagaaccaacctggaatccagtatagtgaccaagctgctagcTCATTATCAAGGAcagcgccgcagagcatctccaagggcaagatgctctgcacaaggaatggacacactgccagatctgtaagcgccACAGAGCATGTtcaggtctgtgagatgctctgcacagagaatcgtgacaATTTATAAGGCAAGAGAATCACAGTATTTTGGTTATCAGGCCATAGAGATGACATTTCAGCTGACGAATGGATGGACGTCCAATTAGTTACCATAGATGGAACGTTGTGCTACAATCCGCCATCAACTATTTCAACACTATGGATCAAACTTTGATATTGTTTGGTATTGTCAGAAAATAATAAACTAaataggggaaaaaaaagtgagaaTGGAAGGCACTCACCATTTTATTCTTGCAGAAAAGACTTGTTAAAGCGCCGACTGCCGGTGCGAAATAGCTGTCGTCTATGTGTGGTCCGTGTCTCCCACTCCCCCTCCTTCCTAGGATGTTGGTCCTTTTATAAAGAATAAATAAGATTTTTTCTGCAAGAAaaaactggtgagtgccttccattcTCGCGTTTTTTGTTCTGATTATTATATGCTTACTCTATGAAGTTGCACCGCCAGTTGCAGATCCATACTTAGGAGTGAAAAGTCTGCTCATCGTGACAGGTGAATGAGGCGCGATAAATGCTGGAAGTTGTGCTCGGCTTTTTCCTTCTATCTTGAATGATAAATAGGAAAAA contains:
- the ROM1 gene encoding rod outer segment membrane protein 1, whose protein sequence is MALFKTKFTFQKRVKLAQTLWLLSWASVFIGCVSFGLGIFLKVQLWIHNEVMDNTVAHAVPNTVITAGLVGAILGVLAGKISQDSLDMAKYPRWKTFLLPYIFISVLSCLLCLAALLLSIILRGSLEESLKIGLRNGIRFYKDTDTPGRCYQKRTMDKLQIDFQCCGNNHYKDWFEVQWISNRYLDFSSKEVKDRIKSNVDGRYLMDGVPFSCCNPSSPRPCIQMQITNNSAHYSYNYQSDELNIWVKGCREVLLSYYTGIMATNGAAVTLYFLIQGSVLVSMRFLQTSMDKITSAEDVETDSEGFLLEKGLGDTINSSLEKTKALFKSSSAEAGGGGEAAAT